A window of Candidatus Tectomicrobia bacterium genomic DNA:
AGTCCCTCATCGGGCACCTGATCGCGGCCTGCGGCGGGCCCGAGCTCATCTTCACCGTGCTGAGCGTCCAGCGTGGCGTTGTGCATCCGACGCGGAACCTGGAGAATCCCGATCCCAAGTGCGACCTCGACTGCGTCCCCGGGGGCGCGCGCGAGATGCCGGTCGCGGCCGCGATCTCCAACTCGTTCGGCTTCGGCGGGCAGAACGCGGCCCTCGTCGTGAGAAAGGCGGCCTGAATGCGGCTCGACCTGAGCGGGAAGGTGGCCCTGGTCACCGGAGGCGGAAGGGGGATCGGGCGGGCCTGCTGCCTCGCCCTGGCCGAGGCGGGGGCTGCGGTGGCGGTGAACTACAGCCGCTCGGCCGAGGCGGCCCAGGAGGTGAAGGCGGCCATCGAGGCCAAGGGCGGGCGGGCCGTGGCCATCGGCGCGGACGTCTCCTCCCTCGAGGAGACCCAGGCCATGTTCGCCAAGGTGAAGGAGGCCTTCGGCACCCTGGACATCCTGGTGAACAACGCGGGCGTCATCCACGACACCCTGCTCCTCACCATGAAGCCCGATCAGTGGAGCAAGGTGCTCGGCGTGAGCCTGAACGGGGCCTACCACTGCACCCGCCTCGCGGCCGAGATCATGATGCGCAAGCGGGCCGGGAAGGTGATCAGCATCTCCTCGGTGGTGGCCGTCCAGGGCGGGCGCGGGCAGACGAACTACGCCGCGGCCAAGGCCGGACTCGTCGCCTTCACCCGGGCCTGCGCGGCCGAGATGGGGGGCCGGGGCATCCAGTTCAACGCCGTGCTCCCCGGCATGATCGTGACCGGCATGAGCGAGAAGGTGCGCAAGCACGCGGGGGAGCAGATCATGGCCCGCATCCCGGCGGGGCGCTTCGGGGAGCCCGAGGACGTGGCCCGGCTCATCGTCTTCCTGGCCTCGCCCGCCTCGGACTACATCAACGGCCAGGCCATCGCCGTGGACGGCGGGCTGCTCACGGGCTGAGCCCGGGGAGAATGCTTGGAATTTCCCTCCCCCTCCGGGGGAGGGCTT
This region includes:
- a CDS encoding 3-oxoacyl-ACP reductase FabG, which codes for MRLDLSGKVALVTGGGRGIGRACCLALAEAGAAVAVNYSRSAEAAQEVKAAIEAKGGRAVAIGADVSSLEETQAMFAKVKEAFGTLDILVNNAGVIHDTLLLTMKPDQWSKVLGVSLNGAYHCTRLAAEIMMRKRAGKVISISSVVAVQGGRGQTNYAAAKAGLVAFTRACAAEMGGRGIQFNAVLPGMIVTGMSEKVRKHAGEQIMARIPAGRFGEPEDVARLIVFLASPASDYINGQAIAVDGGLLTG